Genomic window (Diabrotica undecimpunctata isolate CICGRU chromosome 6, icDiaUnde3, whole genome shotgun sequence):
acaaatatttacaaattgcAATTTAATTTTCGGCTGGCTGTGGTTGACACGGATTGCCGATGATCTGATCGGCAATTCTACTAGCTTCTCTAAGTCCACTTAAGAAAGCTCCATGCACGGTAGCCGGATAGTTTCTAATAGTATGTTCACCCGCGAAAAACACTCGCGCGGGGCCCGAAGTCACAGAAACCCCTTGATCGTTCGGCGGAATTACCGGCGAGGCCAACAGATCGTAATCACTTCCAGAACTACCTACTGCTACGAAACTATAGGAACCTCGTGACCAGGGATCGGCTCGCCACCGCGTGACAACAGTCTCTTTCGGTTGAGGCACTCCCGATTGCCCGAAAATTCCTCGAAGTACTGCAATGCATCTTCCAACTATCACATCATCTGTTACATTTTCCATTATCGCTGCAGCTTCACCTGCAACTAAGGCGAGTAACACAGGGGCTTTATATAGATTCCAGAAGAGGAAAAGTTCTCCTCTGCTAGCTGTTGTACTGCCAACATGACCAAAGAGATTCGCCTGTGGGTTCCAGAATATTCTCTCAAAACATAACACCACTTTGTTGAGATTACCAAAACCCAGACGCTGAATTGCGGACGTTTTCCAGTCTGGTAGAGGTGGTGAAAATTGCACTGTATTCAGTTGAGTACTAGAAGGTACAGCACTTAGTTTAAGCACGCCTAATGGTAGCGTGCACAAAACCACCTCAGCATGATAGGTATTTGTTGTTGATGGATTTCTTGGATTATATACAGTAACTTCTACACCTCTGCTATTATATTCAACCTTCTTGACAGCAGCATTCAGCTTAATATCAAGACCTTCTGCTAAAGCAACAGGTACACAAGAATAACCATTTCTTACTGTTAGATGATTTCCTGTAAACTCAAAATCGTCGTCTTGATCCCAGTGCTTTAGCGAAAGAGTAGATAGAGGTGTTGCATTTGCGAATTCTAAATTTGCAAAGTGCCAATCCAAAATTTGACGATCTTTAGAAGATAAGTAAACATCACTCGGTTTGGAACTATCTAGTTCTTCTAGTTTTGTTTCAATTTCCTTCGCCTGTTCCTTCAATTGATCCCACTGGTTAGCTaagtcttttaaatctttaacTCCACTAGCATAAGCAAATTGCTCATCAGTATTTCGTTTTTCAATAACAGCCATCTCATCaactttagtttttatttctttcattttctctTTCACATTTGTCATCATTTGTTGACTTCCTTTTAATTTCTCCTGCAGGGTAATAACGGACTTTAAatgttgtatttgtttttcttttacatTCTTCTCTTGCAACTTAATAACCCATTCTAGTGCTTGCCCTAAACTTACAGGTTTATTGCCGGCATAGTTAAAGTCAAGCTGATGTGAAAGATATGATGTGGCTTCTAAGAGACGATTAAATTCCCTTTCAACCATTTCATCTTTGTCTTTATCTACGGTAACACCATTTGATTGGTATAAAGGACACTTTTGGCGAATGCGATGCAATTCCATATCTATCTGTTTGCTTAAAGTTGTGATAGGGTTTCCTCCTAAGCCTGTTACTACCATAGCccctataaaacaaaaaaaaaaatatgatagaaaTGTTATTTTACCATGCAAACATCGTAAAGAGTACAAGagaaaaataatgatttttttttatatataaatgaactTTTAGTAAGAGGTAAAGCTACTAAACAAGTCTAAAATGAAGcgttttttgtgaattttttaaacAGGGTACAAATATGATGAAGCAGTTTTGTTCTCTGATAATGAGAATAACCTACAGCACATGGCACATACATTCAATGCAGTGGTGAAGAATTACAGCATGAATATATCAACAGCTAAGACCAAATCCCTAGTAGTGGCAATGTAACCCAGAAGATGCAGTAATTAATGATGCAATAATTGAACTAGTCTCGAGATTCAAATATCTTAACACATTCGCTACTGACTTTTTTCAAGAGGTCTTAACCTGTTACCCAGGAGCGGCAATAACTGTTTTCTAAAATATCATTGCAATTGATAttagaatatataataatattaaattaattaaatagagtgtatatttatttataaaatttgattTGAATTTTTGACTCCGATGGGAGTCATGTGCACCTGGCTAAGAAATTCTAGTGTATCGCTGACTGACTCTGATCAGCAGAAGGCAGATTAGAACGTTTTtctagaaaaataattatataacggaattttagaaaaaataagtttatttattctGTAAAATACAGAAAGATTCACAcattgattttattttgattCACATTCAGCAATTAATTTCAAAGCATTCAACACAAAAATCCAGGTTGATCAGGACATTTTTCGCATTGATATATTGTCTGCTTTCGAATTTTGTTTTTGGAGCATATTTTGCAATGCTTTATCTTTGCTCATCCCTTATTATCCATAGGAAATTTTGAAATAGTATGTCTGGAGGCAggaatatttcttgtttttcacAGTTTGAACATCCCGGCATACTCTCTGCCATTTTGAATCACGAGACTACCACAGCACAGAActggtaaaaatttttttaacattttaagtcCTCACTCACACCCTGACAAACATTAACTAACGCCGGCGTCATACTTAGTAAAATATCCTGTCTTAAAAATCAACGAGTTGTAAAAATCAGCAAAAGTGTTAAACTATGAGGCCGAAAGGGAAAGTATTATTAAATCATGTGTAAGGCTGATAATGACCCACGCAATAAAGACAAGAGCTGACACAGCAGAAACCAAGAGAAAGTTGAGAACATCAGAAACTAATTGTGGTCAATAACCGTGAAAACACTGAGAGATAGAATACAAATGACTGAATAAGATATCTCTGTAACATACCAGACATAGTGTATTGGGGAAGACAGAGAAGATAAGAATGGAATCAGCATGATGCAAGAATATACAGAGAGAGAATAGTCCAAATAGGAAGACACTTAAAACCAACAGACAAGATACCACTAGGAAGACTTGGTAATAGCTGGCATTTAAATCACTGCTTTGAGTATAAGCTCAAAGTCAGTGAAGGTGAAGAACAGTCCAAGGAGcctaatagaagaagaagaaagataagaGGATCATATTATTCAAGGAAGTAGGTAATTAATCAATGATAGTAATATTATTCAAGGTGTAATTAATCATATTTTTCATAGATTGCAAAACAATTTTTACTCAATAAGTAATAGTACCAAGTGGCAATGCTGGAACAATGTTTTTAGAGATAGGGAGCTCTTGCTGTGGGAGAAACATGTATTATTTGAAGTGATCTGCAGGATAAAGTTTAACTGATACAAATTTCAGTGTATATAAAAAATTCTGTATATTTCAATGGGTATCCTATCTCTAATGCAAGTATGGCTAGAGAAATAAGTAGGGAATTtggaaaatataatttttatatgatTGTGTTTAGAGAACTTCACACCATAAATAATTAATTGTGTTCAGGACATAGAAAACACAAATTTTATTACATACAACTATAACAATCAGTAAATCTTTACGTTTCTCAAAACATTACAACCAACATTATGTTATTCATTGCATCTGATTTTAGCCAATGAAGGCCCCATTATAATTTGGAAGTATTTTAATCAATCACATACTATTTCAGGTTGTTATTGACTAtcagaaacaaacaaaaaaaaattgtttttatattcaGTGATAAGTTTAATGAGTTATACATCATCTAATACATGATTATtaagattaataaaatttattatatgttTTTTAAGAACATACCAATATCAGCAATATAATTTCCTTTTCGAAATGTTGCTATGCGACCTCCAACCCTATCTCTTGATTCTAACACTATAACTTCCAGTCCAAATTGTTGCAACTGCTGTGCTGCTGCTAAACCAGCTATACCAGCACCTATAACTATAACTTTTCCATATTTTTTAGAAGGAATGGGTTTTAGTCTTTTAAAAATTCCATAGTTTATAAATCCATTTCTCTCTAGGAAGGCGTGTACCCTTTTGACCAGCTGTGTATCACTATTGTAAGGGGATTCCATTTTTTCGAAAACATGTTCTATAATTAACTGTTGCTTGGGATTCTCCAACCACATCTGAAGTATACGATTGCGTACATTTAAATATACCCTTACTGTCTGCAAGGCTGCATTGGCAATATCTGGGAAACAGGCAGCTTCTGTCGAGGTTAGTTTGTCAAAAGGCATTCGACTTTGAAAAGCTGCACCTTCTAAACCAGAAAATAGGTCTTTTATCACAGGGTCGTCAAGTTCTGATTCGGGGTCATCGTTTTTCTTGTCGTCATCGGCTTTTATCTCCTCCTTTTTGGcatctttcttgttgttttttgaagtactAGGTCCTGGGCTAAGTTTTTTATCAGACTGTTGAATTTTAGACTTATCTGTGTTTTCGGAGTTTTCTTCATCTCCGACGCTgtttttatcttcctcttttaattCAAGCTTTGCTTTTTTTCGTCTACTCATTTTTATAATCAAATACTTAGCCTTATATGAAGAGAAGCGAAATCTAAGTACTTACTCCATAACAAAAAGTACGTTCGCCTTATGATACGACACATTTAATtcattgaaaatattcttcgtATATAAACATTCTATTTATCGATATTTTGTTTCTACCCAAAGAAATACTGCAATACAGTTTGTTTATGGCACACATACACATAACCAAATTAAACTAGACAAATGACAGCGTATCTGTATAATCTGTGGCTCAGGTGCCGCAAACTGGAAAGCATCGAAAATTAAAATGGCTACTGTTACGGTTCCGGATCGTTATGTATGGAAATTTGTacaatgttgttttgtttttttttctttaattattttaatattgctGAACACAATGTACTATTATTTACAAAGTATAAATTTACTGTGACCTTCggcttaaaataaagtaaaagtatattatgtaatattgaattttatttaatacagAGTGGTTCATAAGTGTGATAAAGATATAAAGCTATATATttaatatgtaaaaaataatgaaatacgtTATATATTTATTACGTGACAATTGTCTTGTAAAATTAGTTCTAAATATACAACTTCTTTCATGTTACTGTCCTTAAAATTTGTCACAtttccataattctattaaacaAACCTGTCATCCAACTTATTCCTATCTCTCCTAAAGCTGTCCACATTTTCTCAGTGATATCATATTTACCTTTCTCAAATTTTTAAGTGCTTGAACAACTTCCTTGTTTTTTACTATCCATTGCCATCTAATACGTTAAAACCAAGAATGTGAATACTCAAAGTACTGGCAAATTTCAGGTATCATCATTGAGATATCTTTGTTGCTAAGGATTTTTCTTTCGATTTTACCTCGGCATTAGATTTTCTCCGATATTGTAACAGGATTATTAGGAGAATAGGTACTGTTAGCATATTATTGTCAGTtgattaactaaaataattctCATGTTATTTACTTTGAACTGTCTGACAGTCCTGTATCCTAATTTAAAACGATTTCGATCTCTTTTTTACTGGGAAAATGTTAATGCTTAAGTCCGCTTTACATTTACGAGTACTCGGATCCGAGTTACTCTACTCGGAGTGCAACTCGGAAGTATAAACGTCTACACGGAGCCTCTTGTCACTCGGATCCGAGCTCGGATTGAAGTTGAACGCAAACCGAGTAGCAGTACGAGTTCCTGTCAATTCCTGTACGAGTGAGCGACGTGAGCGTCAAAGTGGTGGAAATTCCAAATTCAAAATGGCGGAACTAAGATTTTTTGCAGATCAAATGAATCAATTTATCGATCTTTACCGTTCTTTTGAATGTTTATGGAATGTGAAACTGAAAGAGTATCGGGgcattatcaaaagaaataaggcGTACGAGACTATTGCGGATATCATGACCATTACCACTTACCACATTTATTTTTctcctttaaaatgtttaataaccCTAGTGCAACAGCAGCTCGTTTTTTTTGTTGATGGCCCCATTTTTAAATTCTCTTTGAAACAACTCTGATCGCTCGGATTTAATGTAAACGATCGCAGTGTTCTACTCGTAACTCAAATCCGAGTACTCGTAAGTGTAAAGTCCGCATTAGTGGTAATGATAATGCCTTCAACCCACCTTCAACCACAGAGTTCTATGGACAGCCGGAGTGTGACGTCACGGCGgccatattgttattattactttccaaacaaaagttgaaaagcAAGGcttcaagactttttaatttctataaagttaacattttgcttcatctgctgctttttcttcttaagtatagtgttttttacgataataccatcataattcggTATTATATTTCTATGAAAGGTGTAGACAGGTACTTCATGCGACTTATGCGATCCAAGAAGGTCCTCCAAGAATTACTGAAGGATGTtttcaacaagaatggagatgacccagagaaaTTCCAGTTTCTATCAGCAGAAGAaacagttttaacgaaaataattgatggaaaatttgaaaatgtttctcaaatgatcgaagaaagttctagaaagaatgatgagaaatttgaaaatatttctctAATAATTGATGTTTCGAGAAGATTCGACGAgatatttgaaaatgtttctcaaataaTGGAACAaacttctaaaaagaacaatgagaaattcGAAGAAGTTTCTTGAACATTCGATAAGGTAGAAAAGAAGAACAAACAGTTAGAGAACATGCTAACCAATACGAAAGTGCTAGCACCAGTTAGTGCAGTAGTTTTAGATCCTGCACTGAAAaaagaatcaccgagagacgaaacgacacatcataatGAGATTCAAATTGTCACCATTTGATGggaagtcttcttggtccatataccttagacaatttgaactattgcgacagccaatcaatggacagaacaagaaaagacTTTTTTCTTGTTCTAAggatcaagaaaaatgttaccagatcTTGTTAACTCGACtggacaaacgttacggagatgttcatctacaacaagtctacaaggcacAAGTAAAATTCAACGAGTAAATGAAAATTTGCAAcaatttgaagcagatgttgctcgtatagtgcggttggcttatccggaggtaccagacaacattttggaagaaattactgtgaataccttcgtcaatgggttgaaAGAAGGTAAATTACAGAacgctttacgactagcaagaccgaaagttctagataaTGCGCTCGCTATTGCCTAGGAATATGAAACAgttagtcaaacttcacggagccatcgagtaagaaccattgaagaaggcgacgaaccaaacgatgaacgtctgaaagaaatggtacgaaaagtagttcgttaCACGATGTCCAatagacgcgagcccagatgttggaattgtggtgacgtaggacacattcgccgtaattgcaagaaaatgatacaacagtcggaaactAGAACGGGTTGACACAAACCTCGACACACCTCGAGAAACaaagcccccatagtaactggtAACATTACGTCCTCCGGTGGAATTCTTAGCTTGTATATCGAgagtcgtatcaataataaatgtagatcgtttttggtagatacagatgcaacaagaactattgcacgtccagaagtagtacgaggccatcttaaattattacCTGTAACAGTAaggcttagaacagcaactggtgaggtaattaatacatatggtgaggctaatatgtcagtatccattggccagaccacagtgaaacatagagtattaattgaagagatctccgatgagttcatattggggatggatttactaagaaaAGTTGCGGCTGTATGGATTCTCAAAAATGGAGTTCTCTAGATCaatggtgaagagttgccgttccATGAAGACACAGTAGATGTTATCAGCTTACTAACTACTTgagacgtaacaatacccggtaatagtgagaaaattctgATGACTAGACTTGATGGTcaagagggaagtttaaggatgatCGAAGATGTGGAcgatgccgagttcctaacggcaaaagagttatgaatttaaagcgAGCAGAGAGGCACTGCGCGAGACATGTTGCTTAACTTGCAAGTTTCTGTCTTATAATTAattgattttttgtttttgtttatgtgGTACATTTcgagaaataattttttttataattgttttgtaATTTGTGTTTATTCAAGATCTTGACATCTGATAAATTAAATGTGTGGCCGTTTGTGTTGGAATGGCGTGCTACTGCTCACGAATTTTTCTCTGTTTTGCAATCGCTTTTGTGTTgtgttattctttttttaaccactGCATGATTGACCTATATAATGCCCATAATATTCGAGACAATAAAGTTAGTAAATCGCAACATCGTAACATTCTTGTGTGAATCTCTATGATAAGGTTGCGGTTATAAGTAAGTAAGttcttcatttttataaatgagttTCTTGCAAAATCTATTCTGTAGATCTAATTTCTTTGATTTAATTCCATCTTCCGGTGACCGTGTTCGAAGTTATCTATCTACTTTTTCCATCAGCCCAGTCTGTAAACTTAGTTTAAAAGCTTTTTAGATAATaccgaattttttttatttttttttataatgaaaTTCACGTTTTCAAATGCCGTTGTGTTATTTTTTGTCGTCGTGCTTGGCTTTATTTAgttgtattatttatttgtataaatataataaacaacaaCTATTGTGACAACCATACCtcataatttattttctatgcattatgaatatttttaataatatgcgGTATGGTATGTACGTTTTTATATAGCAAAAAGCGTGTAGGTGTGATCCAACTTAACTGTTGAATAATCGATATTTTTAAGGTTTGAAAATGGGATGTTTAAGCTTTCGTGACGACCAGTATGAATAATATCGATTTGCCTAGTTGATATGTAAACGCACCAAACGAGGATTAACGAGAATATTATTATTGACATAGGCGGTGAGGCCAAAAAggggttttctttttttagggttaaaaaatcatttttcttAGCGCTTCTGGTAAAAGTTTTAACATCCTGAGAAAATTATACTCATTTCACGCTACTATCGATCCTTTGTGCTccaaatacagggtgtttcaaaaaaaggtaaccccgtctctagggtaggtaaaaaactgaaaaataattggggtttgcttagtaaaaaatttttgtaacgccatccatTTTCAAGATACGGggtgttgaagaaaaaaaaatttacgcattttttacgattttgacgaaactactggcaacattgtaatgaaattttatacgaatatgttttggaagctgatacatcccatgaatttgtttttatatctgattctcatagagggcgctagttacacggatcgtactaagtattagtcaatataacttttttaagagtataattattaatcaaaatttcaagtaaacttaaacatcattcaattttacacgaaaaaggtactcttggtaaaactcgatactgtgtaccgttttcggaatattttgatttgaaaattatgaagtaatagttgttgctggtataaaatagttagtaattaaacaaaactcacaagaagaaaattaaattaatgactaagaacataaaataaaattcaattacagtaagtgttcaaaatgccctccgttttcgcgaatacacaagtctattattttttctaaagattccattaaccttctaaacggtagggggatcagctatgatatcattaaattgacgttgaattcttttttccaattcttggcgtgaatttacctctgtagcatagactttttccttaatatacgaccaaactgcgtagtccaaagggttaaaatcgcatgaccgaggaggtcAATGAATCgaagcttctgcacctctaccaatccatcgattcggaaaatgattactcaacgacaccttctatcaaagtgtggtggagctccatcgtgcataaaaaat
Coding sequences:
- the Su(var)3-3 gene encoding lysine-specific histone demethylase 1A — translated: MSRRKKAKLELKEEDKNSVGDEENSENTDKSKIQQSDKKLSPGPSTSKNNKKDAKKEEIKADDDKKNDDPESELDDPVIKDLFSGLEGAAFQSRMPFDKLTSTEAACFPDIANAALQTVRVYLNVRNRILQMWLENPKQQLIIEHVFEKMESPYNSDTQLVKRVHAFLERNGFINYGIFKRLKPIPSKKYGKVIVIGAGIAGLAAAQQLQQFGLEVIVLESRDRVGGRIATFRKGNYIADIGAMVVTGLGGNPITTLSKQIDMELHRIRQKCPLYQSNGVTVDKDKDEMVEREFNRLLEATSYLSHQLDFNYAGNKPVSLGQALEWVIKLQEKNVKEKQIQHLKSVITLQEKLKGSQQMMTNVKEKMKEIKTKVDEMAVIEKRNTDEQFAYASGVKDLKDLANQWDQLKEQAKEIETKLEELDSSKPSDVYLSSKDRQILDWHFANLEFANATPLSTLSLKHWDQDDDFEFTGNHLTVRNGYSCVPVALAEGLDIKLNAAVKKVEYNSRGVEVTVYNPRNPSTTNTYHAEVVLCTLPLGVLKLSAVPSSTQLNTVQFSPPLPDWKTSAIQRLGFGNLNKVVLCFERIFWNPQANLFGHVGSTTASRGELFLFWNLYKAPVLLALVAGEAAAIMENVTDDVIVGRCIAVLRGIFGQSGVPQPKETVVTRWRADPWSRGSYSFVAVGSSGSDYDLLASPVIPPNDQGVSVTSGPARVFFAGEHTIRNYPATVHGAFLSGLREASRIADQIIGNPCQPQPAEN